TGCGGTGTGAAAGAGGGGTTGCGCTGCCTCATTTCGAAGAGCGCTGCGCCCTCCTGTGGTCGCAGACTTAATCGAGGATGTGTCACTTCAGAAAAGTAACCGTTATAAAATTGGTTGTTATTTGTCTTGGGacataaataatagtaatttattttcGAATGTAATGGTTACTTTTGTGAAATGAGGCAGTCTTTATAGTTGCGACCATTTAATGCGACCACAGGAGGGCGCAGCAGCCTTCGAAATGAAAGCTAGTAGCTAGTAGTCATACTACAAATAGTCACGTGGTCATTTAGTGTACTTGTcgggccagtggcgcaatggataacgcgtctgactacggatcagaagattctaggttcgactcctggctggctcgtaGCTTTTCTTTCTTAGAATAACCAGTAATTTATTGTTATGTTTATTTTGGcagctatttttttattgtgacagCAAAGCAGTTTACAAAGATGTGCATCAATCAGCACTCAATCCAATCCACACCACAAAGGCTAATAAAGCAAGTAATTCTATGTTAGTAGCACAATTCCTAATAGAACAGCTTGGCATGTTGAGGTCCTTCCAGCTGCGGCTGAGGTTACTGTGTAAGGCAGCTGGTCCTCTGGTCTTCAACAGCTACTCTGGAGACTGCTCATTCATCCAGGAAAACAGTAAGAATATgttgttaaaatgtattcattttaataaataaaaaaattatataatataagttCTGAACATAAAATTACATCCTCATCCTCGCACTCAGGAACATTTGTACATTGtcttctctctgtttgtgtttccAAACCCTCACAGTTAACATCTGGATCCCCTGCAAAAATACTACGGTCTTGGGAACTATAggagataaagaaaaaagaaaaaaggaagaaaactgATTGTTAAACAACACACAACCATACTAACCAGTATGTATGTAAAGAAATTGCACACCTACGATGTATTATAGACAATATCTTATGTTAagagcattcttttttttttcctcctaccGGTATTTAGAGATGTCAGCAACACACTTTCTCTCTCGTGTTTGTTTAGAGTCTTGCCCACAGTCAGGTTTGCAGTTACTCCACTCACTCCACTCAGACAAGACGCCCTTCACTGGACACAGTCAGGGAGATAATTTGTTACTTTATAGCTACAATACTTTTCACCTGCGTTGGTTTGGAAAATGCTAATTTTGTCTCAAACTAGGAACAACCAGCCTCTAATATCACTATCAACAATATGTAGAGaatataaaattagtttgaaGTGCTATAAGAAATAATCTTAAACACTCACTTTACAAAATGTAACACAATTTAAAGCTAAACAATAAACATGAAAATGCCTACTTCAATACTATTTATATTATGTGGAAAAACAGTACAGCAAAGAAGAATGTCCAAATCCATAGCATGTAATAAACGGTGGGCAAAAAGTATCTCTCTTGAGATTCTGAAGAAGGCATCCAATGAACACTTTACTGTCCCATGAAACCGCAATAAAGGATTTGTAAATGGCAGTGAAGGCTGGTAGGTCAAGTGCAGAGATAGTAAAAGTAAGCTTTAAACTAGATCTATTTCCTACTAGACGGAATGCAATTTCGGACACAGCTATGATTTTTCTTTGGACTTACTGTCACAGTTGCTAATGTCATAGCAGTTGCCATTTTGAATAATTTCTCCGTCACAGGcacttccattgtattttctaCCAACACAGTCCCTCTCTCTCCTTCGGATTCCCAACCTGGTATTGCATGTAATTTTTCTAGTGGAAGGAGCTCTACATGGACTCCACTCACTCCATTCAGTCCACATCCcatttacttataaaaaaaaatacaaagagaaaaatGTTAAACTTTAAACAATcgattcttttttatttgtttagataAACCATGCATGTCACTCTACTTACTTGGACAGGGTACAGCAATGATGCAGATACCAGGTTTTTGCTCTTCACCTTGGCACTGTCTTCCACCATATGCTGGTTTAGGAGAATCACACCTCCGTCTTTGAGTCTGCTTGCCCACTCCACATGTCACAGAGCAGGGTGTTGAACTCATCCAAGCGCCCCAGTTTCCATCAACTGTAGAGCAGAGACATAAATCTGTGGTTTCTAAAAACCACTTGTATGTTTGGCTGTTTCATATAAAACATCAATCTATATTACCTAGGCAGAATGGTAGTCCGCTGCAAGGACGGCCATCTGTGTCAGAGCCTTTGCAGTCATTGCCAGGTGGAATCAAAGATG
The sequence above is drawn from the Carassius auratus strain Wakin unplaced genomic scaffold, ASM336829v1 scaf_tig00217347, whole genome shotgun sequence genome and encodes:
- the LOC113100750 gene encoding properdin-like, with amino-acid sequence MNLIFWGIVLLGIYVQQSVSQLADCFASFTLSTGKCSDLLGQVKKDECCLNPSYGYKEADGVCKSCGRPKWSEWTRWSECSVSCSEGVSQRRRSCYGIGDCADPERLGSVQTKPCVKKVCCPVEGGWSKWGNWQQCSVTCGNGIRKRRRTCSEPVPQCGGSCSGAEEETTSCVTKVICPTHGGWSSWGSWGPCPVTCLYEGREPEKELRTRTCTNPPPSLIPPGNDCKGSDTDGRPCSGLPFCLVDGNWGAWMSSTPCSVTCGVGKQTQRRRCDSPKPAYGGRQCQGEEQKPGICIIAVPCPINGMWTEWSEWSPCRAPSTRKITCNTRLGIRRRERDCVGRKYNGSACDGEIIQNGNCYDISNCDMKGVLSEWSEWSNCKPDCGQDSKQTRERKCVADISKYRSQDRSIFAGDPDVNCEGLETQTERRQCTNVPECEDEDSPE